One Candidatus Ornithobacterium hominis genomic region harbors:
- a CDS encoding RNA polymerase sigma factor, whose protein sequence is MSNIELYQIIQESKRGIQRSQNTLMNLFWDKIYYFILSKTHNKAEAEDITIRTFTKVFKKLKLYNDDFDFYTWVKAIAYNTMIDQLRKKKHNNISLDDELNPIDIEAAMPSPEQYLISKQNAKKLNAEIENLPPIYREVIELRYLEDKTYKEIAEALNLTLSNVKVRLLRAKKLLEDSISM, encoded by the coding sequence TTGAGCAATATAGAACTTTATCAGATTATACAAGAAAGCAAAAGAGGAATTCAGCGTTCTCAGAATACGTTGATGAATCTTTTTTGGGATAAGATTTATTATTTTATTCTTAGTAAAACTCATAATAAAGCCGAAGCAGAAGACATCACGATTCGTACGTTTACTAAAGTGTTCAAGAAATTAAAGTTGTACAATGATGATTTTGATTTTTATACTTGGGTAAAGGCGATTGCCTACAATACGATGATTGACCAGTTACGCAAAAAAAAACATAATAATATATCGCTAGATGATGAGCTGAATCCCATAGATATAGAGGCTGCAATGCCCAGCCCAGAGCAATACCTTATTTCTAAACAAAACGCAAAAAAGCTAAATGCAGAAATAGAAAACTTGCCCCCAATCTATAGAGAAGTGATTGAGTTGAGGTATTTGGAAGATAAAACGTATAAAGAAATTGCAGAAGCTTTAAATTTAACACTTTCTAACGTGAAAGTGAGGTTGCTACGCGCAAAAAAATTATTAGAAGACTCTATTTCTATGTAA
- a CDS encoding endonuclease/exonuclease/phosphatase family protein has product MRQLLLPIHLFLLALCYACLLNQFVGPNATTLFQFLALGFPILIFINTLLIFLWIFIKAKYALFFLVASSLLVIPLNRIYHFYGKEKVEKPNFKVLSYNVHYFYDNHAGIKEMLKEESPDLIFLQEIGANAESVLPQDEKYYTSNFTWWGIASKYPIIEINRAFDKKEKIECFYADIKVHGDTIRAINVYLESFHIEKKLVKGLMEKKSFKPNAVRIYQNLNKAFKIHQREINLIQKFIEQSPHPVIVGGDFNAVPNSYEYFKIKKGLKDTFVAGGSGLGTTFHNYKFPIKIDYIFLDPRFQTASFEVKRVDYSDHFPILAEIKL; this is encoded by the coding sequence ATGCGCCAGCTACTGCTACCGATACACCTATTTCTCTTAGCGCTTTGCTATGCTTGCCTACTCAATCAGTTTGTGGGGCCTAATGCTACGACTTTATTTCAGTTTTTAGCATTAGGATTTCCGATTCTCATTTTCATCAATACCTTACTGATTTTTCTTTGGATTTTCATCAAAGCTAAATACGCCTTATTTTTTTTAGTCGCATCATCGCTATTAGTCATTCCATTGAATCGAATTTATCATTTTTACGGTAAAGAAAAGGTAGAAAAGCCTAACTTTAAAGTTTTAAGCTACAACGTTCATTATTTTTATGATAACCATGCGGGAATCAAAGAAATGTTAAAAGAAGAAAGTCCTGATTTAATTTTCCTTCAAGAAATCGGTGCAAATGCCGAGTCCGTTTTACCTCAAGACGAAAAATATTACACCAGCAATTTCACTTGGTGGGGCATCGCCAGCAAATACCCAATCATTGAAATCAATCGTGCTTTTGATAAAAAAGAGAAAATCGAATGTTTTTATGCTGATATAAAAGTGCATGGAGATACCATCAGAGCCATTAATGTTTATTTAGAATCTTTCCATATCGAAAAAAAATTGGTGAAAGGCTTGATGGAAAAGAAAAGCTTTAAACCCAATGCTGTTAGAATTTATCAAAATTTAAACAAGGCTTTTAAAATTCACCAACGGGAAATCAATTTAATTCAGAAGTTTATTGAGCAAAGCCCACACCCAGTGATTGTAGGTGGAGACTTCAATGCTGTACCGAATTCTTATGAATATTTCAAAATAAAAAAAGGCTTAAAAGATACTTTTGTAGCAGGAGGTTCAGGGCTAGGAACGACTTTTCATAATTATAAGTTTCCTATCAAAATAGATTACATCTTTCTCGACCCACGCTTTCAGACGGCATCATTTGAAGTCAAAAGGGTAGATTATTCCGACCATTTCCCAATTCTTGCAGAAATCAAACTCTAA
- a CDS encoding exonuclease domain-containing protein — MNFAILDIEATGGKKGTEKIIDIAIYQFDGEKVTDQFASMVNPEREIDKFVQNLTGITQKMVRRAPKFHELAKRIVEITKDCVIVGHGVDFDYRMLRQEFQSLGYNFEHKTLDTLTLSHQFLPNLETYSLGKLCKNLGIPLADRHRAAGDTRATLELFKILLKKDKTKNIIKAFGQNDPKSKQQISKLLQLQRNLPTQSGIYYYLDADGKIFYLQAARNIQRSVNQDFTNTSKKSLHIQTRVKEVHFEITGSFFIALLMQMEEEINHQNLIKNKQNYFKFGLFLNPTRIEKLNTTEGIPFLIFPTKNKAYKALDSCETTEENLGNNEEISQGLKNITSNENHFILIDKGRTAEEKSFIEIEKNEILGFGFFKFYNQLEETSVRHAILVPVTSQEITPALVRSWLNFHHFKQKISFKPGENIKLPKENDRKRSKNFR; from the coding sequence ATGAATTTTGCCATTCTAGACATCGAAGCCACTGGCGGGAAAAAGGGGACTGAAAAAATCATTGATATTGCCATCTACCAATTTGATGGTGAAAAGGTTACCGACCAGTTTGCCAGTATGGTAAATCCCGAGCGTGAGATTGATAAATTTGTTCAGAACTTGACGGGTATTACGCAAAAAATGGTACGCCGAGCTCCCAAATTTCATGAACTTGCCAAAAGAATTGTGGAAATCACAAAAGATTGTGTGATTGTAGGCCACGGCGTAGATTTCGACTACCGAATGCTGCGGCAAGAATTTCAATCTTTGGGTTATAATTTTGAGCATAAAACTTTAGATACGCTAACACTCAGTCATCAATTTTTGCCCAATCTCGAAACTTATTCTTTGGGTAAACTATGCAAAAACCTGGGCATCCCCTTGGCGGATAGGCATCGTGCCGCTGGGGATACGCGAGCAACTCTAGAATTATTTAAAATTTTACTCAAAAAAGATAAAACCAAAAATATCATCAAAGCCTTTGGGCAAAATGACCCGAAGAGCAAACAGCAGATTTCTAAATTGCTCCAATTACAGAGAAACCTGCCAACGCAGAGTGGCATCTACTATTACCTAGATGCCGATGGCAAAATTTTTTACCTGCAAGCTGCAAGAAATATTCAAAGGTCTGTAAACCAAGATTTTACAAACACAAGCAAAAAGAGCTTACACATCCAAACACGCGTGAAGGAGGTTCATTTTGAAATTACTGGAAGTTTTTTTATCGCCCTTCTTATGCAAATGGAAGAAGAAATCAATCATCAAAATTTAATCAAAAACAAGCAAAATTATTTTAAATTTGGATTATTTTTAAACCCAACAAGAATAGAAAAATTAAATACCACCGAGGGTATCCCTTTTCTGATTTTCCCAACAAAAAACAAGGCTTATAAAGCTTTAGACTCATGCGAGACGACGGAAGAAAATTTGGGAAATAATGAAGAAATTTCTCAAGGCTTAAAAAATATCACTTCTAATGAAAATCATTTTATCCTCATCGACAAAGGCCGAACTGCGGAAGAGAAATCCTTCATCGAGATTGAAAAAAATGAAATTCTAGGTTTCGGATTTTTTAAATTTTACAACCAATTGGAGGAGACCTCCGTTCGGCATGCTATCTTAGTCCCTGTGACATCACAAGAAATAACGCCAGCATTGGTACGCAGTTGGCTAAATTTTCATCATTTCAAACAAAAAATAAGTTTCAAACCAGGCGAAAACATTAAATTACCAAAAGAAAATGACAGAAAAAGATCAAAGAATTTCAGATAA
- the lipA gene encoding lipoyl synthase, which produces MAEQVQERTHATKPKWLRVKLPTGKKFKELRETVDNYKLNTICQSGSCPNMGECWGEGTATFMILGNVCTRSCGFCGVKTGRPLPVDWAEPEKVARSIKLMDIKHAVLTSVDRDDLKDMGSIIWAETVDAVRRISPGTTMETLIPDFQGIGRHIDRLIAVQPEVISHNMETVRRLTREVRIQAKYDRSLGVLKYLKDKGQRRTKTGIMLGLGEDMDEVYHTIQDVHDAGVDVITIGQYLQPSKKHLPVKRFVTPEEFNDLKVFAESLKGFRHIESSPLVRSSYHAEKHIL; this is translated from the coding sequence ATGGCAGAACAGGTACAAGAGAGAACGCATGCTACCAAACCGAAGTGGCTAAGGGTAAAGTTGCCAACAGGCAAAAAATTTAAAGAGTTACGAGAAACGGTAGACAACTATAAATTAAATACAATTTGCCAAAGTGGGAGTTGTCCCAACATGGGGGAGTGCTGGGGGGAAGGAACAGCTACCTTCATGATTTTAGGAAACGTCTGTACACGCTCGTGTGGATTTTGTGGAGTAAAAACGGGTAGACCTCTACCTGTAGACTGGGCTGAACCAGAGAAAGTGGCTCGCTCCATCAAACTGATGGACATAAAACATGCAGTTTTGACCTCGGTAGACCGAGATGACCTAAAAGATATGGGCTCCATCATTTGGGCAGAAACGGTAGATGCCGTTCGGCGAATTAGCCCTGGAACAACAATGGAAACATTGATTCCCGATTTCCAAGGGATAGGAAGACATATCGACCGCCTGATTGCCGTACAACCTGAGGTGATTTCTCATAATATGGAAACCGTTCGCCGATTGACAAGAGAAGTTAGAATTCAAGCAAAATACGATAGAAGTCTCGGTGTGTTAAAATACTTAAAAGACAAAGGGCAACGACGTACCAAGACGGGGATTATGCTCGGGCTGGGAGAGGATATGGATGAAGTTTACCACACGATACAAGACGTTCACGATGCTGGTGTAGACGTGATTACCATTGGACAATATTTACAACCGTCTAAAAAACATTTACCAGTAAAACGATTTGTAACGCCAGAGGAATTCAATGATTTAAAAGTTTTTGCTGAATCATTAAAAGGTTTTCGTCATATAGAGAGCAGCCCCTTGGTACGTTCTTCTTATCATGCAGAGAAACATATTCTTTAA
- a CDS encoding 30S ribosomal protein S16, whose amino-acid sequence MAVKIRLQRHGRKGRPFYHIVVADSRVKRDGKIIERLGSYNPITNPATIELDIDKSVAWLQKGAQPTNTAKSILSHQGVLLKKHLLGGVAKGAFNEEEMEKRFNAWLEEKENTINQKREGLSKAKEEEKQKRLDAEKRIAEARVVVAEEVTEEAPEQSASEEE is encoded by the coding sequence ATGGCTGTAAAAATCAGATTACAGAGACACGGTAGAAAAGGTAGACCTTTTTATCACATTGTTGTAGCAGATTCTCGCGTAAAGAGAGATGGTAAAATCATCGAAAGATTGGGCTCTTACAATCCCATTACCAACCCTGCCACCATCGAATTAGATATTGATAAATCAGTGGCATGGCTACAGAAAGGAGCTCAACCCACCAACACAGCAAAATCTATTTTGTCTCATCAAGGTGTTTTATTAAAAAAACATCTTCTAGGTGGTGTTGCTAAAGGTGCTTTTAATGAAGAAGAAATGGAGAAGCGCTTCAATGCTTGGTTAGAAGAAAAAGAAAACACAATCAACCAAAAACGCGAAGGTTTATCTAAAGCGAAAGAAGAGGAAAAACAAAAACGCCTAGACGCTGAGAAGAGAATTGCTGAAGCCCGTGTAGTAGTAGCGGAAGAAGTAACAGAAGAAGCTCCAGAGCAATCTGCTAGCGAAGAAGAATAG
- a CDS encoding single-stranded DNA-binding protein, whose translation MSGSVNKVILVGNLGDDVKIHHFDESNCLGRFPIATNEFYTTRETGERVTQTEWHNIVTRNKLAELCGKYLSKGDTVYVEGKLKTRKWDDNGNTRYSTEIHASSIQFLSTKNSSGNNVAGKEGNFTASQSSVSVASEKTSDFDQEDDTDDLPF comes from the coding sequence ATGAGTGGTTCAGTTAATAAAGTTATATTAGTAGGAAATTTGGGAGACGATGTGAAAATACATCATTTTGATGAGAGCAATTGCCTCGGTCGTTTCCCCATAGCTACCAACGAATTCTATACTACACGTGAAACTGGCGAAAGAGTGACCCAAACTGAATGGCACAATATCGTGACTCGCAACAAGTTAGCTGAGCTTTGCGGCAAGTATCTCTCTAAAGGAGATACGGTGTATGTGGAAGGGAAATTAAAAACCCGTAAATGGGATGACAATGGGAACACTCGCTATTCGACTGAAATTCATGCTTCTAGCATTCAGTTTCTGAGTACTAAAAATTCTAGCGGAAATAACGTTGCGGGTAAGGAGGGTAATTTTACGGCTTCTCAATCTTCTGTTTCTGTGGCGAGCGAGAAAACAAGTGATTTTGACCAAGAAGACGATACTGATGATTTGCCTTTCTAA
- the gldD gene encoding gliding motility lipoprotein GldD translates to MKVTINFIYFFLSLIFFSCSRDKELPKPFGHLRLAYAEPRFSNFEKPCAFKFQVADFSQIKNKERNCSFDIYYPRLKATIYLTYEPINQNLNALIDDAEKSVYEPHTSRASYIKPQLIIRPNEKVYGTLYELGGNAALNYQFHLTDSTLHFLRGALYFNAYPNPDSLAPAKDYMLKNIQHLMETLEWK, encoded by the coding sequence ATGAAAGTAACGATTAATTTTATTTATTTTTTTTTAAGCCTTATTTTTTTTTCATGTTCAAGAGACAAAGAACTACCTAAACCTTTTGGGCATTTGCGCCTAGCTTACGCCGAACCGCGTTTTTCTAATTTCGAAAAACCTTGCGCTTTTAAATTCCAAGTAGCTGATTTTTCTCAAATCAAAAACAAAGAGAGAAATTGTAGTTTTGATATTTATTACCCTCGACTCAAGGCTACAATTTATCTCACTTATGAACCTATAAATCAAAACTTAAATGCTTTGATAGACGACGCCGAAAAATCAGTGTACGAACCACACACTTCTCGCGCTTCCTACATCAAACCTCAACTCATCATTCGCCCCAACGAAAAGGTTTATGGCACATTGTATGAACTTGGCGGGAATGCGGCCTTAAATTACCAATTTCACCTGACCGATAGCACACTGCATTTTCTGCGTGGTGCTTTGTATTTCAACGCTTACCCCAATCCTGATTCTCTAGCTCCAGCAAAAGATTATATGCTAAAAAATATTCAACATTTGATGGAAACGTTAGAATGGAAATGA
- the rimM gene encoding ribosome maturation factor RimM (Essential for efficient processing of 16S rRNA), translating into MNKKDCYYLGTITKKIGYQGDLNLFLDTDEPENYINLESILIERDGLLVPFFLTKAELHRNTHLKIHLKDVDEPERFIHRDVFLPLSTLPPLSGQRFYFHEIIGLPAIDENQNRIGEVSDVIDSQTQALCVIKNDEDKEILIPLIDEFIIAFNREKQYIQFQVPEGLLDIFL; encoded by the coding sequence ATGAACAAAAAAGATTGCTACTACTTAGGTACAATTACAAAAAAAATAGGTTACCAAGGTGATTTAAATCTATTTTTAGATACTGATGAACCTGAAAATTACATTAATTTGGAATCAATACTCATTGAGAGAGATGGGTTATTGGTTCCTTTCTTTTTAACGAAAGCAGAATTACACCGTAATACCCATTTGAAAATTCATCTGAAAGATGTTGATGAGCCTGAACGTTTCATCCATCGAGATGTGTTTTTACCGCTTTCTACTTTACCCCCGCTCTCTGGGCAACGCTTTTATTTTCATGAAATTATTGGTTTACCTGCCATCGATGAAAATCAAAATCGTATTGGCGAAGTTTCTGATGTGATAGACAGTCAAACTCAGGCTTTGTGTGTCATCAAAAATGATGAAGATAAAGAGATTTTGATTCCTTTGATTGACGAATTTATCATTGCATTCAATCGCGAAAAGCAATACATTCAATTTCAAGTTCCAGAAGGTTTACTAGACATCTTCTTGTAA
- a CDS encoding helicase HerA-like domain-containing protein has product MNSQDFIQEISKGYTLKGKFFTLSKGEFQNEIEPKASVNIPLKTLNRHGLIAGATGTGRTKTLQIIFEKKILSGN; this is encoded by the coding sequence ATGAATTCTCAAGATTTTATTCAAGAAATCTCAAAAGGCTATACGCTCAAGGGGAAATTTTTCACGCTGAGCAAAGGGGAATTTCAAAATGAAATCGAACCAAAAGCTAGCGTTAACATTCCACTCAAAACCCTAAATCGCCATGGCTTAATTGCTGGTGCTACTGGAACGGGAAGGACTAAAACACTACAAATTATCTTTGAAAAAAAAATCCTAAGTGGGAATTGA
- the gldE gene encoding gliding motility-associated protein GldE translates to METELSSLFLFPLSISFIDFASIFLLLILLVLSALLSGSEVAYFSLKKKDIIKARDKKTHRIESIEKLLRNKQKLLSTILIGNNFVNICIVLLSTYISTTFIHPYLEDFSILGWNLVLLFDIVVITFLLLLFGEIIPKIYAGLNQLSFAQLTAPLLQFVGMLTRPIGAPLLWFSNLLEGKIKPGSTISVDQLSQALEITQEDEMTTNEEQKILEGIVNFGNTETREIMTPRVDVFSLSLDDTYPEVLKKISSKGFSRVPVYDKSIDEISGVLYAKDLLPYLNEVDLNWNSLLRKAFFVPENKKLDDLLADFQERKIHMAIVVDEYGGTSGLVTLEDVMEEIVGDISDEFDDEDIYFSKLDNDNFILEGKTGLKDFFRIMEVEEEDLFEEHKGEAESLAGFVLEINGETPNRRQKINFYNYSFTIESIDKKRIKRIKVSRMPTTHNESND, encoded by the coding sequence TTGGAAACAGAACTCTCGAGTTTATTTTTATTCCCGCTAAGCATTAGCTTTATTGATTTTGCTAGCATCTTCTTACTATTGATACTTTTAGTCCTCTCTGCATTGTTATCTGGTTCAGAAGTTGCTTATTTCTCTTTGAAGAAGAAAGATATAATAAAAGCTCGCGATAAGAAAACTCATCGTATAGAATCCATCGAGAAATTACTCCGCAACAAGCAAAAGTTGCTTTCCACAATATTGATAGGCAACAACTTTGTCAACATTTGCATCGTTTTATTATCCACCTATATTTCAACCACATTTATTCATCCATATTTAGAAGATTTTTCTATTTTAGGTTGGAATTTAGTTCTATTATTCGACATTGTCGTTATTACATTTTTACTTTTGCTATTTGGAGAGATTATCCCCAAAATTTATGCTGGGCTAAATCAGTTAAGCTTTGCACAGCTCACCGCTCCCCTACTCCAGTTTGTAGGCATGCTCACTCGCCCAATTGGTGCTCCGCTTCTTTGGTTTAGCAATTTACTTGAAGGTAAAATCAAACCAGGAAGCACAATTTCGGTAGACCAGCTCTCCCAAGCCTTAGAAATCACACAAGAGGATGAAATGACTACCAACGAAGAGCAAAAAATTTTAGAGGGTATTGTGAATTTTGGCAATACCGAAACCCGTGAAATTATGACGCCTCGTGTGGACGTTTTTAGCCTTTCGCTGGACGATACCTACCCTGAGGTGCTCAAGAAAATTTCATCAAAAGGCTTTTCTCGTGTGCCCGTCTACGACAAAAGTATTGATGAAATTAGTGGCGTTCTATATGCAAAAGATTTGTTGCCGTACCTCAATGAGGTAGATTTAAATTGGAATTCGCTCTTGCGAAAAGCTTTTTTTGTTCCTGAAAATAAAAAACTAGATGATTTACTAGCGGATTTTCAAGAAAGGAAAATTCACATGGCCATCGTGGTAGATGAATACGGTGGAACTTCTGGTTTAGTGACCTTGGAAGATGTGATGGAGGAAATCGTAGGAGATATTTCTGATGAATTTGATGATGAAGATATTTATTTCTCTAAATTAGATAATGATAATTTTATTCTTGAAGGAAAAACAGGTCTGAAAGACTTTTTCCGAATCATGGAGGTAGAAGAAGAAGATTTGTTTGAAGAACACAAAGGAGAAGCAGAAAGCCTAGCTGGTTTTGTACTCGAAATCAATGGGGAAACGCCTAATCGACGGCAGAAAATTAATTTCTACAACTACAGTTTCACCATCGAATCTATCGACAAAAAAAGGATTAAAAGAATAAAAGTCAGCCGAATGCCTACAACTCATAATGAAAGTAACGATTAA
- a CDS encoding TIGR00730 family Rossman fold protein → MTEKDQRISDKFRQKNWNEIKINDSWMIFKIMGEFVRGFEGMSRLGPCVSMFGSARTQVDHRYYALAEEIAYGITQIGFGIITGGGPGIMEAANKGARRGGGQSIGLGIELPFESGNNEFIDKDLSHSFDYFFVRKVLLVKYAQGFVVLPGGFGTLDELFEAITLIQTDKIGRFPIVLVGKKYWGGLIDWFKDTLLQERKISEKDLKLFRVVDTSEEAVGHIKAFYDKYTVKQNF, encoded by the coding sequence ATGACAGAAAAAGATCAAAGAATTTCAGATAAATTCAGACAAAAAAATTGGAACGAAATTAAAATCAATGACTCTTGGATGATTTTCAAAATCATGGGAGAATTTGTGCGGGGGTTTGAAGGAATGTCTCGCCTCGGGCCGTGTGTGAGTATGTTTGGCTCTGCGCGTACGCAGGTAGATCACCGCTACTACGCTTTGGCAGAGGAAATTGCCTACGGCATTACTCAGATTGGCTTTGGCATCATCACCGGTGGCGGGCCCGGCATCATGGAAGCTGCTAACAAAGGAGCTCGCCGTGGCGGTGGGCAATCTATCGGGCTCGGGATTGAATTGCCCTTCGAGAGTGGCAATAATGAATTCATTGACAAAGATTTAAGTCATTCGTTTGATTATTTCTTTGTACGTAAAGTTTTACTAGTCAAGTATGCACAAGGTTTTGTCGTTTTACCTGGCGGATTCGGAACTCTGGATGAGCTTTTTGAAGCCATAACGTTGATTCAGACTGATAAAATTGGGCGATTCCCCATTGTACTCGTTGGTAAAAAATATTGGGGAGGGTTAATTGACTGGTTTAAAGACACTTTACTACAAGAAAGAAAAATTAGCGAAAAAGATTTAAAGTTGTTTCGTGTAGTTGATACGAGTGAAGAGGCTGTGGGGCACATCAAGGCTTTCTATGACAAATATACCGTAAAACAAAATTTCTAA
- a CDS encoding membrane or secreted protein, whose amino-acid sequence MKILLVTIALLLFAVAGIAIKIWAQKDGKFAGTCASQNPHLNKEGEACGYCGKMPENCENQASVS is encoded by the coding sequence ATGAAAATCTTATTAGTTACCATCGCTTTACTTTTATTTGCAGTGGCTGGAATTGCCATTAAAATTTGGGCCCAAAAAGACGGAAAGTTTGCGGGGACTTGTGCTAGCCAAAATCCGCATCTCAACAAAGAAGGAGAGGCATGTGGCTATTGTGGTAAAATGCCCGAAAATTGTGAAAACCAGGCATCTGTTTCTTGA
- a CDS encoding CinA family protein yields the protein MTECHGSSAYFIGGIVAYHSHIKNQYLHNPKELIKEKGVAGPSEDEFGSAVGTAWVGISSKKQTKAYFFYLENQSRTEFTQKIIFLKP from the coding sequence CTGACTGAATGCCACGGAAGTTCAGCTTATTTCATCGGTGGAATTGTAGCTTATCATTCACACATTAAAAATCAATATTTACATAATCCAAAAGAATTGATAAAGGAGAAAGGAGTTGCTGGCCCAAGTGAAGATGAATTTGGCAGTGCCGTTGGCACAGCATGGGTTGGAATTTCATCTAAAAAACAGACTAAAGCTTATTTTTTTTATTTAGAAAATCAATCTCGTACTGAGTTTACACAAAAAATAATTTTTCTAAAGCCTTAG